From Paenibacillus sp. PvR098:
GATATGTGGATATAGATCAAAAAATATGTATACAATGTGGATAAGCTTCCTGTGAATGATGTGGATAAATCTGTGGATAATATTAAGCTTTATCAGCAGCATACCTTGTCAATGGTTATGGTGATTTAAGCAGGACGGGGGAATTATGGTATGATGTAAAGATCATGAACAGCATGGAAAGGAAGAATGAACCATGAACCACACAACGACCAAAAAACAAGATATACTGGACGCCTTCTATTTCCGACATGCCACAAAACAATTCGACCCGACGAGAAAAATATCGGAGGAGGATTTTCGATTTATTTTGGAAACAGGGAGATTGTCTCCAAGCTCCGTCGGTTTTGAGCCATGGAAGTTCTTAATCATCCAAAATGAACGATTGAGAGAAAAGCTAAAGCAAGTTTCCTGGGGAGCCCAGGGACAACTGCCAACCGCTAGTCATTTTGTGATTATTCTCGCCCGTAGAAACGTAAGATACGATTCTGATTATGTATTCAACCTGTGTAAAAATGTGAAAAACATGACCGATGAAGCGCTGGAACGCATCCCGACCGTGTATAGAAAATTCCAGGAATCAGATCTTCATTTGCTTGAAAATGAGCGCACCTTGTTCGATTGGGCTTGTAAGCAAACGTATATCGCCCTTGCCAATATGATGACCGCGGCGGCTCTGATCGGAATCGATTCCTGTCCTATCGAAGGGTTCCAATTTGATGAGGTACATCAGATCCTTGATGAAGAAGGCTTGTTGGAAAACGGGAATCTGGATATATCGGTGATGGCAGCGTTTGGATACCGGGCTCAGGACCCGCACCGTCCAAAAACAAGACAAAGCATAGAGGATATTGTTCAGTGGGTAAAGTAAGCAGCATAACCGCGTCAAAAAAAACGCTATAAGGAGCAGAGTCGTACGAAACGACCTAGTCCAGTAATGATTTACCGGAGCGAGGTCGTTTCATGGCCAAGCCTTTTTTCGACAACATCGATCACAGCGAGCACTCCAAGTAAGGAAA
This genomic window contains:
- a CDS encoding NAD(P)H-dependent oxidoreductase; protein product: MNHTTTKKQDILDAFYFRHATKQFDPTRKISEEDFRFILETGRLSPSSVGFEPWKFLIIQNERLREKLKQVSWGAQGQLPTASHFVIILARRNVRYDSDYVFNLCKNVKNMTDEALERIPTVYRKFQESDLHLLENERTLFDWACKQTYIALANMMTAAALIGIDSCPIEGFQFDEVHQILDEEGLLENGNLDISVMAAFGYRAQDPHRPKTRQSIEDIVQWVK